From the Candidatus Peregrinibacteria bacterium genome, one window contains:
- the purU gene encoding formyltetrahydrofolate deformylase: MIFLGHCPDSVGLVAKVSSFFADHDVNITDLEEHTEQNRFFLRIESDTKKNLKKIENDFCSLADEISMEFSFCHPKQKTRVVLFCSQTLHCPLEILSQQLSGASLIEIITIISNSREFESIARRFDIPFFFTKTSVEKAGYEAEQIQILKDTSPDLVALGRYMKILSPQFLAECPSPIINIHHSFLPSFVGGRPYEMAYERGVKMVGATAHFVTKDLDEGPIIAQGVVPVRHTSSIETMKHAGANVEKSVFAEAIQKFSERKIIEWQGRTVVFR, translated from the coding sequence ATGATTTTTCTAGGGCACTGCCCCGATTCTGTGGGGCTTGTGGCAAAAGTGAGTTCATTTTTTGCTGATCATGACGTAAATATTACTGATCTCGAAGAACACACAGAGCAAAACCGGTTTTTTCTTCGGATTGAATCGGATACAAAAAAAAATCTCAAGAAAATTGAAAACGATTTTTGCTCTTTAGCAGATGAAATTTCTATGGAGTTTTCTTTTTGTCATCCAAAACAAAAAACACGAGTCGTACTCTTCTGTTCGCAGACACTCCACTGTCCACTTGAAATTCTTTCACAACAGCTTTCGGGAGCGTCTTTAATAGAGATTATCACTATTATTAGTAATTCTCGAGAATTTGAATCCATTGCAAGAAGGTTTGATATTCCTTTTTTCTTCACCAAAACATCAGTGGAAAAAGCGGGGTACGAAGCAGAGCAAATACAGATTCTCAAAGATACTTCGCCAGATTTGGTAGCATTGGGACGATATATGAAGATTCTTTCTCCTCAATTTCTCGCTGAGTGTCCATCACCCATTATTAATATTCACCACTCTTTTTTACCTTCATTTGTTGGTGGCAGACCATACGAAATGGCGTATGAACGTGGAGTAAAAATGGTGGGAGCAACAGCACATTTTGTTACCAAAGATTTGGATGAAGGACCAATTATTGCTCAAGGTGTAGTGCCTGTGAGGCACACATCCTCTATAGAAACGATGAAACATGCCGGAGCAAATGTGGAAAAGAGTGTTTTTGCAGAAGCTATTCAAAAGTTCTCCGAGCGAAAAATTATTGAATGGCAGGGGAGAACCGTAGTTTTTCGCTAA
- a CDS encoding PH domain-containing protein: MKIFPNLSDRAVNRFEFLHENERCYAFFRRHGMCLLFGVCRHWLPYFLGYLLLLPLLFWVVNFFGEENALSFIAFAFNMVAIIFLVHWFFLAILEYMLGFMMITNRRIVELHKSVFLREEMSEMPFEQITNIHHEKSGFLQNILHYGTLRIDTNIENPIRMHFVPRSEEKFAKISEIHGEYVHRTREELQRSLSE; the protein is encoded by the coding sequence GTGAAAATTTTCCCAAACCTCTCTGATCGCGCGGTAAATCGTTTTGAATTTCTTCATGAAAATGAAAGGTGTTATGCTTTTTTTCGACGGCATGGCATGTGTCTCCTTTTTGGGGTGTGTCGACATTGGCTTCCTTATTTTTTAGGATACCTCCTTCTTCTGCCTCTTCTCTTTTGGGTTGTTAATTTTTTTGGGGAAGAAAACGCACTTTCATTTATTGCTTTCGCTTTTAATATGGTGGCAATTATTTTTTTGGTGCATTGGTTTTTTCTCGCTATTCTCGAATACATGCTCGGTTTTATGATGATTACTAATCGTCGCATTGTAGAACTTCATAAAAGTGTTTTTCTTCGGGAAGAAATGTCGGAAATGCCTTTTGAACAAATCACCAATATCCACCATGAAAAAAGTGGGTTCTTGCAGAATATTCTTCATTACGGAACACTTCGTATTGATACAAATATCGAAAATCCTATTCGTATGCATTTTGTTCCACGATCTGAAGAAAAGTTTGCAAAAATTAGCGAAATTCATGGGGAATATGTTCATCGAACAAGAGAAGAATTACAACGATCCCTTTCTGAGTAA
- the pdxS gene encoding pyridoxal 5'-phosphate synthase lyase subunit PdxS: protein MKTRQRVNTGLAEMLKGGVIMDVVTPDQAKIAEEAGAVAVMALERVPSDIRKEGGVARASDPKMIRGIQAVTTIPVMAKVRIGHFVEAQVLEALKVDFIDESEVLTPADEEFHIDKRAFEIPFVCGATCLAEALRRIGEGASMIRTKGEAGTGNVVEAVRHFRKISQEIRHLQNVPPEELMTISKNMGAPFHLVEMVSKTGVLPVVNFAAGGIATPADAALMMQLGCDGVFVGSGIFKSSDPAKRAKAIVEAVANYKNPDVIARVSEDLGEAMESKTIEELETKMAERGW, encoded by the coding sequence ATGAAAACACGTCAGCGGGTAAATACAGGGCTTGCAGAGATGCTTAAGGGGGGGGTGATTATGGATGTTGTAACACCTGATCAAGCAAAAATTGCAGAAGAAGCCGGAGCAGTAGCAGTGATGGCTCTCGAACGTGTTCCGTCAGATATTCGAAAAGAAGGTGGTGTGGCGCGTGCGAGTGACCCAAAAATGATTCGCGGTATTCAAGCAGTAACCACTATTCCCGTTATGGCAAAAGTACGTATTGGGCATTTTGTAGAAGCTCAAGTTTTAGAGGCGTTGAAAGTGGATTTTATTGATGAGTCCGAAGTTCTCACTCCCGCAGATGAAGAGTTTCATATTGATAAACGTGCTTTCGAAATTCCATTTGTTTGTGGTGCGACCTGCTTGGCAGAAGCACTTCGACGTATTGGAGAAGGTGCCTCCATGATCCGTACTAAAGGAGAGGCAGGAACAGGAAATGTGGTGGAAGCAGTTCGACATTTTCGAAAAATAAGCCAAGAAATCCGCCACCTTCAAAATGTTCCTCCGGAAGAACTCATGACAATTTCCAAGAATATGGGGGCACCATTTCATCTCGTGGAAATGGTTTCCAAAACAGGAGTGCTTCCTGTGGTGAACTTTGCGGCAGGAGGTATTGCCACTCCTGCGGATGCCGCGCTCATGATGCAACTTGGATGCGATGGTGTGTTTGTGGGCTCTGGTATTTTTAAATCGTCCGATCCTGCAAAACGTGCAAAAGCAATTGTGGAAGCTGTGGCAAATTATAAGAATCCAGATGTTATTGCACGTGTTTCAGAAGATTTGGGAGAGGCAATGGAGAGTAAAACTATTGAAGAGCTTGAAACGAAAATGGCAGAGCGCGGTTGGTGA
- a CDS encoding NADP-dependent isocitrate dehydrogenase gives MTKITVKNPVVELDGDEMTRVIWKMIKDRLILPYIDVELKYFDLHVKQRDETDDAVTLEAAKAIKEHNVGIKCATITPNAARVKEYDLKKQYRSPNGTIRNFLGGTVFRAPILCKNVPRLIPAWKKPIVVGRHAHADQYKATDIAISQPGTLKLVFEGADGKTEEHTVFEFSGAGVAMGMYNTEKSIRDFATACFEYGLLMNYPVWFSAKDTILKTYDGMFRDIFQEIYDTQYKEKFEAKELTYYYTLIDDTVARILKAEGGVVWACKNYDGDVQSDMIAQGFGSLGLMTSVLMCPDGKTIEAEAAHGTVTQHYYQHQKGNETSTNPIASIFAWTRGLAHRGKLDGNNELIAFCETLERVCIETVESGKMTKDLARAVYSTDNPPRESWLTTEAFFDALAENFEKALS, from the coding sequence ATGACGAAAATTACCGTCAAAAATCCGGTGGTCGAACTCGATGGTGACGAGATGACCAGAGTCATTTGGAAGATGATTAAAGATCGCCTCATTTTGCCGTATATTGATGTCGAGCTGAAGTATTTTGATCTCCACGTTAAGCAACGAGATGAAACTGATGATGCGGTAACGTTAGAAGCGGCGAAAGCCATAAAAGAACACAACGTGGGTATTAAATGTGCCACTATTACGCCAAATGCCGCTCGTGTAAAAGAGTATGATCTCAAAAAGCAATATCGTTCTCCAAATGGAACAATTCGAAATTTCTTGGGAGGAACTGTCTTCCGCGCACCAATTCTTTGCAAAAATGTACCGCGTCTTATACCGGCGTGGAAAAAACCAATTGTGGTTGGACGTCATGCGCACGCCGATCAATACAAAGCAACAGATATTGCTATTTCTCAGCCAGGAACATTAAAACTCGTTTTTGAGGGAGCAGATGGAAAAACCGAAGAGCACACGGTTTTTGAGTTCTCTGGTGCTGGAGTTGCCATGGGAATGTATAACACCGAAAAATCCATCCGCGATTTTGCAACTGCGTGTTTTGAATATGGACTCCTTATGAATTATCCCGTGTGGTTTTCTGCAAAGGATACCATTCTTAAAACCTACGATGGCATGTTTCGAGACATTTTTCAGGAAATCTATGACACTCAGTATAAGGAGAAATTTGAAGCAAAAGAACTGACCTACTACTACACTCTTATCGACGACACTGTGGCACGCATTCTCAAGGCTGAAGGAGGAGTGGTGTGGGCGTGCAAAAATTACGATGGAGACGTACAATCAGATATGATCGCTCAAGGCTTTGGTTCACTTGGTCTTATGACCTCTGTGCTCATGTGTCCAGATGGAAAAACAATTGAGGCAGAGGCAGCGCATGGAACCGTAACGCAACACTATTATCAACACCAGAAGGGGAATGAGACGAGCACTAATCCTATTGCGAGTATTTTTGCGTGGACGCGTGGATTGGCGCATCGCGGAAAACTAGATGGAAATAATGAGCTTATTGCTTTCTGCGAAACATTGGAGCGAGTGTGTATTGAAACAGTGGAGAGTGGAAAAATGACAAAAGATCTCGCTCGAGCAGTGTACTCAACTGATAATCCTCCGCGAGAATCGTGGCTTACAACCGAAGCATTTTTTGATGCACTTGCCGAAAATTTTGAGAAGGCATTATCGTAA
- the hisA gene encoding 1-(5-phosphoribosyl)-5-[(5-phosphoribosylamino)methylideneamino]imidazole-4-carboxamide isomerase → MSFQLWPAIDLLEGKPVRLLQGDYEKKTEYSCSLSEIAKIFSSFSHGIHVVDLDGAKAGIPINRDAVQEIIRSTTRPVEIGGGIRSFSDIELLLSLGASRIILGTSALENPTFLREVLFQFSSEKIVVGVDLKNGTPATHGWQQMSRIILNDFLQVLSDLGVQNIIVTDIVTDGMLSGPPIPLFQKIQRDFPKFSVIASGGVSCIKDLEDLRSAHLSGAVFGKAFYEQKISQEQLETFSHLFKE, encoded by the coding sequence ATGTCTTTTCAGCTTTGGCCAGCCATTGATCTTTTGGAGGGAAAACCTGTGCGTCTTCTTCAAGGAGATTATGAAAAAAAGACAGAATACAGCTGTTCGCTTTCAGAAATTGCAAAGATTTTCTCCTCATTTTCTCACGGGATTCACGTGGTTGATCTCGATGGTGCAAAGGCAGGAATTCCAATAAATAGAGATGCCGTACAAGAAATTATCCGTTCCACCACACGTCCTGTGGAAATAGGTGGTGGCATTCGATCATTTTCCGACATTGAGCTCTTGTTGTCACTTGGGGCTTCCCGAATTATTTTAGGAACCTCAGCACTTGAAAATCCAACATTTCTTCGGGAGGTGCTTTTTCAATTCTCTTCGGAAAAAATAGTTGTGGGAGTCGATTTAAAAAATGGTACTCCGGCAACACATGGCTGGCAACAGATGAGCAGAATCATTCTCAATGATTTCTTGCAAGTGCTTTCAGATTTGGGTGTACAAAATATTATTGTTACAGATATCGTGACCGATGGCATGCTTTCTGGTCCACCCATTCCGCTCTTTCAAAAAATTCAGCGAGATTTTCCAAAGTTCTCTGTTATTGCTTCTGGTGGAGTCTCTTGTATAAAAGATCTGGAAGATCTTCGCAGTGCGCATCTCTCTGGCGCTGTTTTTGGAAAAGCTTTTTACGAGCAAAAAATTTCACAAGAACAACTCGAAACATTTTCTCATCTTTTCAAAGAATGA
- a CDS encoding CPBP family intramembrane metalloprotease, protein MIRHQFLLFAIIPALFFNGIASIFYFVLFAEIGFANMLYGSSKLLLLLWPMLWLLFLRQKNREEFFPSFFSLGNAKKAILYGVVSGVSIFSAGIAIFFFFENFFQSFTSEITAKTMQMGLISPLFYLLFSGIICILHSLFEEFYWRYFVFHGLRLRFGIFSSALLSSIGFSLHHFVILSQYFPLPLTVALGTAVGVGGFFWCILTAHTKTFLGNWISHIFVDVGIFGIGYILMFE, encoded by the coding sequence ATGATCCGTCACCAATTCCTTCTTTTTGCCATTATCCCAGCACTGTTTTTTAATGGTATTGCTTCCATTTTCTACTTTGTTCTTTTTGCAGAAATCGGATTTGCAAATATGCTCTACGGATCCTCAAAACTCCTTCTCCTTCTCTGGCCAATGTTGTGGCTTTTGTTTTTGAGACAAAAAAATAGAGAGGAGTTTTTCCCCTCATTTTTCTCCCTTGGTAATGCAAAGAAAGCAATTCTCTATGGAGTAGTAAGTGGAGTTTCCATTTTCTCTGCCGGAATAGCTATTTTTTTCTTCTTTGAGAATTTTTTCCAAAGCTTTACCTCAGAAATAACAGCAAAAACAATGCAGATGGGACTCATTTCTCCCCTTTTTTATCTTCTTTTTTCGGGAATCATTTGTATACTTCACTCTCTTTTTGAAGAGTTTTATTGGCGATATTTCGTTTTTCACGGACTCCGTTTACGATTTGGAATATTTTCCTCAGCACTACTCTCGAGTATTGGATTTTCCCTTCATCACTTTGTAATTCTTAGTCAATATTTTCCCCTTCCGCTCACCGTTGCCTTAGGAACCGCAGTGGGCGTTGGGGGATTTTTCTGGTGCATTCTTACAGCACACACCAAAACTTTTCTCGGAAACTGGATCAGCCATATATTTGTGGATGTTGGCATTTTTGGAATTGGATACATTTTGATGTTTGAGTAA